CATTAGCTACTAGAAGGAATTTATTAGTGTAACAAAATATGTATCGTCTATCTCTCATGAAATGGACCCCACACTTATAAAGTCCATCACCTtgtgagaaaaatattatgcatttaattatacaaaataaaattctatagaTCACACATCATAAATTTTGCAGTTCAATTAACATTTCTAATAGTCCATTtggattaagagagagagaaaaaaaagtagaatagAGTTGGCCAGAAATTAACCTATTGTTTCTAGccaactctactttactctactccccaCTCTCCCCCTCCCACCACTCAATCCAAACATACTATAAGTAATTTGCAATCAAATATAGGAAtaattaagaattttaataGCATTCCCAAATAGATTATCTCATACTAAACGCACTATTTAGTGTTTTCAACAATTTACCTCCGGTGTTAAAAAAATTCTCATCTCCAATTATCCAACAAATGCATCATTGGTGGTGTTTTATAATTgtagtttgaagtttgaatctCACATCTCCTGTCTTCATTATTTACCATTCAACAtgtaagagaaataaaaaatgcaaaatttttatttttgtctttaaattttaccaaaaaattgtttttcatctctatgaaaattttatttttcgtctcaaaactattgaaaatattttactttcttttcttaaattttattaaaagtttgtttttgcctttaaattattaaaaaagttaatttttttttcatctatatttttgcctctaaactattaaaaaaatcttcacaaaattatgaatgaaaaatagttttctaaagtttataaacgaaaaacaaattttttttgtaaaatttaaacaccAACATCGTTTTttactcaaaataataataattattgaattgaaaaacaaaaaagacaaaactcTATAGAGCCACACACAAGGCTCTTCCCCCAAATCTTTGATCTatttaatactaaaaaaaaaaatcaaaatctccAACTCACTACGCTCCCCCaacaattaaatttgaaaatttcattttggtccCCAAGATGACAGACTCGGAGAGCACAATCGCACCCCTAACCCCAGAAATGGAATCCGAGTGCCAAGACCAAGACCAAAACCAcgaacaacaacaaccaaacccAACCAAAAAGCCAACCAACAATggcaacaccaccaccaccaccaccaccaccaccaacaccaatacCAATACCTTAGCGTTCAGCATATGGCCGCCGACGCAGCGCACGCGCGACGCCGTGGTGTCGCGCCTCGTCGAGACGCTCTCCAAGCAGTCCATTCTCTCCAAGCGCTACGGCACCTTGCCGAGCGACGAGGCCTCCTCCGCCGCGCGCCTCATCGAGGAGGAGGCTTTCTCCACCGCCGCCGCCTCCGCTTCCGCCGAGGACGACGGCATCGAGATCCTCCAGGTGTACTCTCGCGAGATCAGCCGCCGAATGCTCGACACCGTTAAGGCTCGCGCCTCCTCCGCTGCCGCCTCTTCTGTCGTCGACGCCGGAACTGCGCCGCAGACTCCGTCTCTCGAGGCCGCTTCCGCCACCGCTGCCAGTGAGGATAACTCTCCTACCGTCACTGAATCTTAATCTCTCTCTAGGATTTAGCTTTTCTGGTATGCTAGGGTTTCTGTTTCATTCGGAATAGTATTATAAGCTACATTGAGATCTGTTTGTACTATTTATGCATTTTCTGTTCCTTATATTatgattatgatgatgatgatgttgtagccattattatattaatatctGGACTATTTTTCTTTGTGAAATAATCGTAATGCAGTTCaatttctctgtttttctctGTATTATTTGGTGTATTGGAATTATATTCTAATTTGTTAGGAATTAGAGATTTTGCTTAAACAATGTATATATACCctaacttgtaaaaaaaaaacaatgtaatCAAGAGAATGCATAATGAATTGATGAATGAGAGTCCAAGGTATGGAATTGGAAATGGATTTTTCATTAGTATTAGCTAGTTTAGATTGTTTTTCGTGAGCTAGATTAACTTCGCGAATGTTAAGTTATTGATGATGAATTGGATTTGAAAATTCTTTATTTACAGATATCTTAATTGTTTCCCCAATTTGTATTAGGTTTAGCTATATATCCAACCCCACACCACACATAGACATGGTATAGCTCTTAATGTTGTATCTTGTTTGAAACCCAGGCCTTTTATTACAATAGGCTTGTTCCATACCTTGATCCACTATTGTATCGATAGCATTTCGTGCTGTGGTTTAGGACACAAAGGGTGTGGTTTAGAATCCCAGTGTACATCTTCTCGTAGCCTTGACTCCACAAGTACTGATGGGAGACCAAGAAATTACCCGACCTCATACATCTGTAATTGTCACAATGGTGTTGTCGAAACTTGCTAGAACATGAATAACTCCTTTTGGTATTCTATGTGGACTCTTATGTAAACCATGAAGCCCGTTCCTACCTTATCCTATTCTTGGTACAGGTTTTGCCATATTTTATCAGCTTGTAAATATAAGTCAGAATATATACATAATGTACTGAAGATatgtgtaagaaaaaaaaaagccgatGCTTCTCTTCCTATTGGTGTGTGTGCTGTGGCTGCTGCCCTATTGATGAAGACTTGTGTGTGTTTAGTTTCTCATATTTCATGTGAGATGAGTAGATGACTGTATCATTAATTCTCTGTGCCAAGGACAGGCTAATTGGTGCATCATGTAGTATGGCATTTTTGTTTACTGTATGCATAGCATTGTCTGGTTTGAAAATTATCTTATAAGTTTTCCCCCTTAGACTATAATTTTCATTTGTACTAGAAAAAAATGGGACCATACGCTTGTATGTGATCCTGCTTTTGTGTGTGCTCTTATTCTTTCTGGCCCTTAATTACAATTATCCAATTGctttgccaagagccttgtagatCAGTGGCATTGCCTGGTCTTCCCTGTGAGTCAAAccaggttcaaatcccccctctcCCACTTGGGGTGTCAATGTGTCATGCCATTGCAATATGTGGCATATATTTAGTCCTCTTAATTGGTCGAGGTTTCACTAGTGTCAATCATTCTTTTCATGTGATCAGCATGATTCTTGCATCATCACATTGTTGGAATTTGGCAATGCGAgacttacttaaaagaaagaactCTTGCAATGAGATGTTTCAGGACCTTTTCATGGAGTATTTTGCTCCCAAGTACTAGAAGCAATTATATTTCTGATAATCTAGTTGATGCTCCTTAAAAGTTGAAGAACCTTTTCCTTTGTGTTACTACATCACTCTATTATGAAGCTGCAATGTTCATTTCTGTGTAGATGATTCTAGGACAGACATAAGTGTTTTGGAATAAAGATCCCCTCCAATTGAATCTTCCAATTCcctccaatttttatttagatgtaAGATGTGGCATTTACAAATTGAATAAATGCCACATGTCGCACATCCAGATAAAAATGTGAGGGAATTGGAGGATTTAATTGGAGGGGATCCTTTCTCGGGTATTTTCTGGTTAGTGGATGTACATCCTGATGCACCTACAGCACTGCTTTGTGTTGTATACATAGGTGAAAATTGAGCAGGCGCCACACCTCCTGTGTGGGGTTTGGATCTGCTTACAAGTGGTGTTGTGATAGAATGTGATCTGTTATGGGGCAAGATGTGGCTTTTAGTTTCTGTGTTTACACCTCGAATTaatatttttgtgctttttATCAAGTTGATGTTATTATTTAGATACTTTGTGGTTCAGTCTGCATTAGGTGAATGTCATCATAATTCTGAGTTCTGtaattgatgatgttatatatttttcatccagtctctctctctctcatatggaTGATTGTGCTATAACCCTCTTTTGATGCTCTTCACAATGGATGAATTCTATCTCTGTGCTATTGGTCACCGAGCAAGAATACAATCTTTACTATCATTACGGCAAATCATGTCATCTGTTGTTTCTCCTTTTGAGGTTCTGAGCAAATGTACATAAATCCTCAACACATACATATTCAAATATGCAGGAGCGTTGTCAGCACATTATAAATACACACATTATGTAGATACTTCTAATAGTCCTCTTAATTTGACTTaccaaagacaaaagaaaaagtcCTGATGTTAATAGGAAGAAGAGAAGTAGGTAGTCTCTCTTTGCAAACTGACCTCTGTCAGATACAAGAGAAACTAACAAAGGAGTCGGAGATGCTATTTGGAGTAGTGCTAGGAACCCATAAAATGACACAACTTTGATTACACTTTCATCATCATGGacaataatcacaatatttgaATCTGTTCTCAGCTTGTTGTCTTACCAGTGCCACTGTATTGGCATGGAGTTGCACACCATCTGATGTCTCTACCTTTTACCTCCCTGTTGATTGATGGTATTCCATTACAGTCTTTACAGATATATGTGGATGTTGCCATTTAACTTTTAGTTAATAACGAATCGGTTTGTGTATTTCCATGGCATTTATGTGGTATACGTATATGCCATGGCATTTATGCGGTATACGTATATGCCTTAACGATTAGCTTGATTGCGTTTTTGACTTAGTAAAACTTGGTCTCTCTCTAGCATGATTCCACATCTCTGAACATCCATTGTCTGAGGATAAGTTTATGAAGAGTTAAAGctgtcattttttatttggacCGAAATGTTTACATTGGACAAAACCCagtttttttcctcaaaaaaaaaaaaaaaaaataaaataaaataaaggaagacaAAACCCAGTTTCCAATAAATGAATTGggtttttaaatatcaaaattgaGACATATAGCAACAGCTTCTTTTGCATTTCGTAGAAGCTGGGAAAAATTTCAAAGACTTTTAATGAGTAAAATGTCAGCAGTGAAGACATTTCTCATAAGTCTTTCAAAGACTGATCCAGCCAAAGCTAGTATGGcaaagtttgtttttttgtgtttatttttttgggttgatatCGGGAAATTTCTAATGTTGAGGATACATGGgggaaagaaaaatatatacatttacTATTTACacttctctttttaattttttattttttaaaatagataacgtttatattttaaaatagataacGTTTATTCAAGactatatgattttattataataatatcttgatgtgaaaaatgtaaaaaaaaaaaaaaaaaaaaaaattaaatagatagcgttcaaatatttttatcttttacttttatttttatcataaactaagtcaataaaattttaaacaactgGAAGTCTTTTAGTAAAATGATAGACTACTATGCAAAAATGATgctgtggggcccaacaatatgTGGGCTAGGCCCATTTGTTCATGGGAGGCTTTAAGGCCCAATCCGAAGAAGATGTTAGTCCAAGCTCATTAGTGTAAAGCACACATGGGCCCAAAgaggcagccgaggacggtgcagCCCTCGGTTTGGTCCAAAACTCCATCAggaaaaggggcaaaagcggcatagggacaattttaaaagaaaatctgaaatatctaggaaaggctgacCTTACTGTCTTTCCCAGACTGAtctttgcacctaacagagccgtgttCTTTGGCTTTATCAgccactcccaacgacttaggtctgggacagatgggacaagtatcagtcttggaaaggtcgaccctacacgtggacgaaggaaattgaacgcatgctagtataaaagaaaaaatatgtaacctaaacaGAAGCCTCGAGTCCCACAGGGAGAGGGAGGGGTTCCAAAGGTGAATACACCTGAACCATGTATGAACAGCTTAACAAAACCACTGCCGGAtgaacatgacttagcctttagatcccactctctacaaatgatattgtatgggcccattcacgtcctGACCCAACTACAATTTCGGTTCGTTCTGGaccgtgaccctacaattggcgccgtctgtgggaaggcttgcgcgttagcTCCAGCGGTggtgaagttgagcttctgtcgaacaagggacTACGAGGGTGCCTTtatcaccggcgacacattgttgctattccaacataagctcccactaggggctacgttccacggtgtcaaTAACATGGGCAcgtctaggggcttcaaacatcaggccagcttcccccaccttattcgaggagctaaaccttcggaagataagcaaataaagaagaatacaagttttggacagaaccaaggccttgtatggtccgcgaacccaagcctctggggaaaccaattacttaaaaagagaatacaagttttggacagaaccaaggccttgtatggtcctcggacccaagcctctggggaaaccaactacttaaaaaggcaatacaagttttggacagaaccaaggccttgtatggtcctcggacccaagcctctggggaaaccaactacttaaaaagagaatacaagttttggacagaaccaaggccttgtatggtcctcggacccaagcctctggggaaaccaactacttaaaaagagaatacaagttttggacagaaccaaggccttgtatggtcctcggacccaagcctctggggaaaccaactacttaaaaaggca
This DNA window, taken from Quercus robur chromosome 2, dhQueRobu3.1, whole genome shotgun sequence, encodes the following:
- the LOC126709772 gene encoding MFP1 attachment factor 1-like, whose product is MTDSESTIAPLTPEMESECQDQDQNHEQQQPNPTKKPTNNGNTTTTTTTTTNTNTNTLAFSIWPPTQRTRDAVVSRLVETLSKQSILSKRYGTLPSDEASSAARLIEEEAFSTAAASASAEDDGIEILQVYSREISRRMLDTVKARASSAAASSVVDAGTAPQTPSLEAASATAASEDNSPTVTES